The Xenopus tropicalis strain Nigerian chromosome 2, UCB_Xtro_10.0, whole genome shotgun sequence genome window below encodes:
- the mrap gene encoding melanocortin-2 receptor accessory protein, which yields MIGAAKPSLILTCTQLVISGTSSAHNAMMADTGNVSYTYEDYYDYEDFASFDESEPRANKYSIVIALWVGLAMFVVFLFLILLYMSRTVARSKNTARRKRKQMFLKGSTERPKGREHGESSRDPE from the exons ATGATAGGAGCTGCTAAGCCGTCACTCATACTCACTTGCACCCAGCTGGTAATATCTGGCACTAGCTCTGCTCACAATGCAATGATGGCCGACACCGGTAACGTTTCCTACACCTACGAAGACTACTACGATTATGAGGATTTCGCATCTTTCGATGAAAGTGAACCGAGAGCAAATAAAT ATTCCATTGTCATTGCACTTTGGGTCGGCCTTGCAATGTTTGTTGTTTTTCTGTTCCTTATACTGCTGTACATGTCCAGGACTGTCGCCAGATCAAA GAACACAGcaagaagaaagagaaagcaaATGTTTCTAAAGGGAAGCACAGAGCGGCCGAAAGGAAGAGAACATGGAGAAAGCAGCAGGGATCCTGAATAA